A stretch of DNA from Xyrauchen texanus isolate HMW12.3.18 chromosome 31, RBS_HiC_50CHRs, whole genome shotgun sequence:
ATACTCCTGGTGACAATAATGTTAGGTCTTACTATACGGCTGTCTACCTGCAGATCTAAAATTGAAAACCCTTTCTGTGACAATGCCTCACTGTTTAAACTTTCCTGTGAAGATGTGTCCATTAATAATGTGTATGGATTGATTTATACTGTAGCTGTGCTTTGCTTCTCAGCGGTTTCAGTATTTATAACATATGTCAAGATTGCAACCGTATGTAGAACTAGCAAAAACAAAGCACTGAACAGCAAAGCCATAAAAACCTGTAGCACTCATTTAGctgtttatttaataatgtttataaCTGGAGCTACCATGGTTTTTCTCCATCGTTTTCCCGAATACTCTGAAAGTAGGAAACTATGTAGTATAATGTTCCATATTGTACCACCAGGATTAAATCCTTTAGTTTATGGTTTACAAACCAAAGAGATCAGACAAAAGTTTGTTAAATTTTGGTTTAGAAAAAAAGTTAATtctttatgatttattttatgttattgtaAGATATGCTTGAAATGAACAATCTATGATTACGAATGTTTTTATCAATTTTTTCCCCTCTAAAATTAACTTCAACTTGAAGTGGAAATTATGATCTAAGTTTATATCATCTTGTTTCATAAATATActtgaaaattataaaataacaagTACTCCCTCTGTCAGGTCTGTCTTCGGAAGACATTGCATATATGTATATGACTTCACAATTCACTTGTGAAAAGATGATTTAGTAAATATAAATTGTTTTGTACATTCActgaatttattaattttaataataaaaaaaattataatgtaaattTCCCCTCAGAGTTCATCTATTGATCTACGGATGTATCTATCCAAAACAATCTGTTTTATTGCAGACTATGTATGTGTTAATTAGACAATCATCAAAGTTATAGATCATCAGATCATTCAGGGAGTAGGTCTGTAATAACAACTTCACAAATTGCATCCATGATTTTTGGcatacatttttgtccttaaattTTGTAAACTATGTTAATTTCCTGTTTCTGTGACTCCAGAATATCTCCATTTTCCATTTGTAATGTCTGTCAAACTCAAGTTCAGTGTGCATCAGTTATATAATACAATTCCATGAATTTTTCAAATGATCATTTGAAATGCTTGATCATTGTAACAAAATGTACAATCAGCTCAGGTAAAATACAaccttagggttagggttaggttgggatTAGGGTTAGTTGTTGTTGCTATGTTGCTGGcctttgtttatgttggtttaaaTAGAATGAAAGCCTGAGTAATATTAATGGATTTTTGGAGCATTTAATGATCAAAAATAATCTCAGGGTGGAAAAAAAGGATTGTATCCTCAGCTGAAACAAAGcacatttaaataacaaaatcaacattttgtTCATCTATATATGGtaccctgcaattgttaccttaaggagctatttctactttATAACTAAATTagtttttgttatgtttaataatattttttgactaGAATCAAACGAAATTTAGATAGcaaatttttaggttaacattaaGGTCCTGTGTTTGAATCCCtagtaaaactaaattaattaaaaatgtttaaaaaaaaaaaaaaaggagctctTTCAgatgtgatcataatgaacaaaTAGAGGGGTTTATGTAGAATCCTAAAGAAGAGAGGGCATTCAgcacatctatctatcatctgtctgtctgtctgtctgcaagcATATCCTGTAATTATAACAGGAGAGCATCAGTCGCATTTACAGTACAGGCCAATACCCTGTCTGTAATCAGCACATCCTTAAGAGTCCACaagcatttatattatattttattataacacaTTACACAATGTATAGTAACAGTTCAAATTAAttcaaagataaataaaaaataatattcataGCATACACCTAAATATTGAACACTGTGTATAATATCAACCATTCagaataaatcaatacattttcattcaATAAAATTCCTTGATGGGAGAAAGTTGCCACCCGTTGTCCTTGGCAGGCTACTCTGCCTTACAGGCTCCATAAGGTTAGGATTGGTGTgtggttagggcatctgctgccgcTAGGAACAAACCGTGGCTCCTATCCTCttcagcgctgagaaaagtaacaggtaccactTGATACTGCCATTTAAGAGGGGACAGCACGTTGGGCAATACCAGCTTGTACAACAAAGGTGGGACTTCAGTTTTTTGCCTTACTATAACAGACTCAAAGTCACGTAATTGcaagatatctcatttaaaattattttcagcgttgataaaaaaaactatatacaaataaataaataaacatttgaaaatataaagaaaaaaggaatttgtcttgtgacaggagcttccagtgcacaaacaatacttcaataagacagaaataataataaaaaaatagaataaaaaaaagttaacagaaaataaagtatatatagaaataaagaATAGGAcaatacactaccggtcaaaagttttgaaacacctgaaaaaatattttgatctgaatgcgtttacttaaatatttgaaattatatttgtagaaaaaaatattattgtgccactatattaatttatttcattacaaaactaaaatttaataataaaaaaaaagtttttgaaattgatgacttggaccaaataatatagaaaagcagccaattagtgcccaacatagatgggaactccttcaatactgtttaaaaagcatcccagggtgatacctcaagaaattggttaagaaaatgtcaagagtacatgtctgaaaATTcaaggtgactactttgaagatgctaaaatataactcagttccccgtctgtcgctcactttgacattgtgtcgaagaagcgacactaggggtctctcttgagagcctcgctcatctctgaacttgagaaaaggccaatgagaaattttgGCCCACTATTCTTTACAACGTTGCTTCAGTTCAATGAGATTTGCGGCATTTGTTTATGCACAGCTCTCTTAAGGTCCTACATCAGCATTTCTTTGAACATGCTTTGAGCATTTCATGAACATTGACTGGGCCATTGCAACACCttgaatattttctttttcagccaTTCTGTTGTAGATTTGCTggtgtgcttgggatcattgtagTGTTGCATGAACCAGTTTCGGCCAAGCTTTAGCTGTCAGACAGATGGCCTCACATTTGACTCTAGAATACTTTGGTATACAGTGGAGTTCATGGTTGACTAAATGACTGCAAGGTGCTCAGGTGCTGTGGCTGCAAAACAAGCCCAAATCATCACACCCCAATCACCGTTCTTGACAGTTGGTATGAGGTGTTTGTGCTGATGTGCTGTGTTTGGTTTTCGCCAAACGTGGAGCTGTGCATTATAGCCAAACTTCTCCACTTTGGTCTCATCTGTCCAAAAGATATTGTTCCAGAAGTCTTGTGGTTTgttcatatatatacatactactggtcaaaagttttgaaatacttattctttattgtaatttattataacattttagaataatagtaaagtcatcaaaactatggaataacataaatggaactatgggaattatattgtgactaaacaaaatcccaaataaataaaaatgtctaggttattgttgtaacctctgttacacgtagacgttgtgtcgaagaagcgacactaggggtctctcttgagagtctCGTGCATCTCtgcacttgaaaaaaaaaaaattcagaatttgcatgtccttccctacatacaggtataaagggagggaatcaagTGTCTGTCCATTccggttccctatctgtcactcacttgacgttgtctcgatgagttgacactaggggggTCACTCCagcagagcccagacatctctgatcttgagaggccaatggaaattggcatgtggaatttgcatgccactcccacggacatacgggtataaaaggagtgacgctgcaaacacacatcacacgaaaaagtcacagagctgaattcctctgccgcctccattcatctctacatgctgttggatctacagtgctttccagcggtcctccccctcgcacactatgTTGTGCTGAGCAAACAACCCTGGCcgtttcagcagcagaaaaaagtTCATGGAGTGAACaacttcatttatatatatatatatatatatatatatatatatatatatatatatatatatatatatataaacacacaaaaagagtgatattttctctaaaagtgtgGCACAAATGGAAAGCggctttttcaagatgccttttcatttgtgtttatttcctggttgcggtcgatgtcTCTCCCCTTCtaatggccacgatcgctgcctttcgtgtctgggtgccacccacgcggagtcagcgtttgtggatggttcatgtcctcactgcgaggacatgaccatggttacgttgcagtcgcggctcgcCCTGTTATGCCTGCAAAGCACCTCCACCTGGTGGAATCGTCCgaggctcccgtccagggcctgtaggctgacgtcgtccCTGACTTCACCCTCCGGCCAACGAAGGTCACGGcactctcgggcaggcgatgtccagcctggtggtccaggaacaccacctCTGGCTTAACCTGGTCGAGTCGCAAGAGGCTGACAAGGTGCGTTTCCTtgacacccccatctcccaggttgggctgtttggcggcACCGTTGGAGagttcgcccagcagttctcaacggtgaggaagcagacagaggccatacagCACATCCTACCCAGGCGGAGCCACAGACCCCGCATTCTGTCTGCTCGTCGGccagggcgtccccctgcagtgCCAACACCGACACCAGCCCCGCCACAGACCACCCCTCGGGGCCGGGGCCGTcaagaaccccaagaaggcttcaaagcgcccctgagacaggCAGCCCCGGGACTCTGCACTATGGGAGCTGGTatgcagaccactccctcccccgcaaGAGGgtcaggaggagaatccttatttctttACAAATGTTATTTTGCCGCATTCCCAactggctgcggtacccacattttccaaAAAAGAGCCCCTGGGCTCTATTTCCGGTCACGACAgccggccaccggttctctttggcaggtacggcGCCCTGGAACCGGACCTCCCGCTTCCACGCGCCCTGCCGTGGCGCAAGCCCACCCCCGAGCCGGCGGTCTCCACAGGCCAGGAGGTCGAAAATCTTCCTccccatcccaggctgttccaGGAGTGGTCATAAGGAGCCAGGTAATTGTTcaatgtctctagactcagcaccccgggctccGCCCAGTCGCGAGGCCCCACCCGCTGGTACGTCCGACACtgtagtccccttggtccctctcgaACTGAGCTTGGGGGCATGGCTCATGCTCCCCAACCCGTCacgttggttgatcaggaccgtccgactcggctatgccattcagttcgccaggcactcCACCAcagtgagaggcgagaacgccgctgccttgtGTGCGgagatcgcctcccttctatgtaagggcgtgatagagcctgtccctccagccgaggtgaagaatcggttttacagcccctacttcatcgtacccaaaaaaggcggtgggttgcggcgaATCCTCGACCTGCGTGTTGTGAATcaggctctgcacagactcccgttcaagattctCATGCAGaaacgcattctagcgagcgtccgacatctagattggtttgtggcggtaCACCTATAGGACGCGtacctccccttcggcctgtccttgtcccctcacgccttcacgaaagtcgcagaggcagcccttgccccactaagggaagtgggtgtccgcatcctcaactatcttgatgactggctaatcttagctcactccgggacatgttgtgtgctcacaggtacctggtgctcaggcttgtcagctgcttggggcttcgggtcaatttgggaaaagtgcaagctcaTCCCGGTTCAGTGCATCTCTTTTTttggtatggagttggactcggtctcaatgacggCACGCCTCACCAACAAGCTCACGCATgcattcagacagaacacgttggtcccactgaaatcctttcagagaaTCCTGGGGCATCCCAACGGTCAtgctgcttgggttgatgcatatgagaccacttcagcactggctacagacccgagttgagagacgagcatggtgcctcGGCACACACCGCATCTTGTCATGCAGGCTTGTTGCCGTTTTCTCAGCCCTTGGTCAGACCTAGCGTtgctacgggcaggagttcccgtaggccaggtccccaggcacgtcgtggttacgacagatgcctccaaacggggctggggcgccgtatgcaacgggcactCAATCACCGGCCCTTGGAATGGCCCGcaactgcattggcacatcaactgcctcgagttgctggcagtactacttgccctgaggaggctattgccattgatccggggcaagcacgtgtttcTCCAGATGGACAACACAGAGAGGGTGGCGTATATCAAGCGCCAAGGCGGCCTATGCTCTCGCCTTTTTTCTAAGAGTCCTACCACCcacagtggtagacacgatcacgtgcgagggccccctcaacgaggtGCCTTTACGGcatgaagtggcgtctgtttgctcagtggtgttcttcccgaggtgaagacccccagagatgcgcagttggatcagtgctttcctttctgcaggaaattttggagggacggctgtccccctccaccttgaaagtgtatatagccgccatatcggcacatcacgttgcagtggacggtaagtatttagggaagcacaatttgatcatcaggttcctgaggggcacgaggaggttaaaccccctcCAGGTCacacctcgttccctcgtgggacctctccgtggtccttcggggagctcccttcgagccccttgagtcagcagagctaaaggcgctctctctgaagaccaccctcctgacgagcagctctttgtcagcTTCGGTGTACAATGGAAGGGAAGTGCTGtgtccaaacagaggatcgcccactgggttgtctatgccatcactatggcataccacggccagcacgtgccgccccctgctggcctacaagcccattctaccaggggtgttgtggcttcttgggcgttgtcccacggcacctctctagcagacatatgtagagccacgGCCTGGGCagcacctaacacctttgcaaggttctataaccttagggttgagccagtttcgtcccatgtgttatcaggtgacacaaacaggtaggACTTGAGTAGGACCTACCATGCCACCACTCTGCACGATATGCTTCTgctcctaaccggtaagaccatgtgttgtattccacctaacccccccccccccaccccacccctctcggggccgggtgtggtctctgtggtgtcctcctctttggagggacaccccccagcttggaccatatatttggcccccagtcgaacgattttgttccttttttggggagaacaatagagaaaaGGCCacagctgggccagccagtccttagacttctgagcagttagccgttcccctaggtgcaggagACCGCTTCATACCTGCCGGTGTGTTGGGGGTACTTATGcgatggcttgctgcgctggctatgatgcacacagaggtctgcccgtctcacACCACCAGTCtgtgtaactcggttcagctcttgtggcattttccattgggacccctagtgtcaactcatcgacaaaacgtcaagtgagtgacagatagggaacgtctcggttactgatgtaacctccgttccctgatggagggaacgagacgttgtgtccctcctgccacaacactggacaaaccgctgaaatggcctttggcttggctcctcagtgcgatacctgatgtgtgtttgcagcgtcactccttttatactcgtatgtctggggtagtggcatgcaaattccacacggcaatttccattggccttctctcaagatcagagatttctgggctccgcaggagcgacccctagtgtcaactcatcgacacaacttctcgttccctccatcagggaggtTACATCAGGatggaatttttttaaatcatagtgTCATTTTCACCGGTATATTGATCACCAAAACCACTGCTTATTGTGTCCGATTGCCACTCTGTGATACAAGTTGAAGTTTTTCTGTATCAGCTGGTCAGTTTCTCCTACCCAAATCCAAACGTTAGTGGGACGGGAGAAGCTTAATTTAGTCTAGATGGCGTCCATGCCAATGGAAACACAAATCGCACATATTTTCTTACTCGattcacttaaaaaatatattaataggCATTTTATGgagatgtaataaaataaaataaaatatttatttggaccGTTGTTTTTAAATGGCACGTACAGTATGGTACGTGAAATCGCTTTTTTATGGAACGTATGGTGACAATTTTAAAACAGCAGCTTTTTAAACTCAATAGTCTCGCCCACAACTTACTAATAGCTGTggatttaattttacatttacatttatgcatttggcagacgcttttatccaaagcgacttacattgcacttaatacagggacaatccccctggagcaacctggagtaaagtgccttgctcaaggacacaatggtggtggctgtggggatagaaccagcaaccttctgattaccagtaatgtgctttagcccactacgccaccaccactttttaagtttaattaagaTTTATTGGTGTGGTTATAGCTTTGATAAAATAGCATTAGCTTGCCTGTAAAataaggcagaggctatttgcactaagtgaaCATAGCGATAAATGCtatacactaagtgcaaatagcgaaAGATGCTATTTTTACtaagtgtaaaaagcaacaaaaaaaaagcatcttcttttcaCTAAGTCCAAATAGCGTTCGATGCTATTTGCACTGTAGTccaaatagtggcagataatcttacacccctgtttaaatactaGCATAtagtatagtggcatcactgcagcatttttattgtgtttatttggagtcccacagacccTTCCTTACAAAAATAACcacggttttactacagtaaccatagtataaccatggtatatttctagtaaaatcatagtaatcaCAAATGCACTCTTATATCACTCATGTACCCTTGTGGACTTGCTGACTAGCGCCCCATCGGATTGCATTCACTTCCGTCACCAAAGTCTGGACTCAGAGGAAGACAGCAAGGGCTTAGTGTGCCTTTGGGGCAGGGCCATAGACTGTTAGGATTAGATTCTTT
This window harbors:
- the LOC127624879 gene encoding olfactory receptor 5B12-like yields the protein MDNSTFRHSILLVEGLKVSPQSSYSVFILLLLAYTFTMVSNIGLIILISTEKNLHHPMHFLFCNLPLNDIVGTTVILPRLMQDVLRETSERYVTYVDCVFQAYFVHIFIVACHYVLMLGLTIRLSTCRSKIENPFCDNASLFKLSCEDVSINNVYGLIYTVAVLCFSAVSVFITYVKIATVCRTSKNKALNSKAIKTCSTHLAVYLIMFITGATMVFLHRFPEYSESRKLCSIMFHIVPPGLNPLVYGLQTKEIRQKFAGVLGIIVVLHEPVSAKL